CTCGTCACGAGCTTGCATAGCGCAGACCCGCAGGAGCGGCGCGCTTCCGTCTGCGTGCTCGGCAGCGGGCGTTGCGCTCCGGCTGCGATCCGCTAGGCGCTCCTCTCCGCCCTCCGCTCCACTTTCCCCGCTCGCCGTCCGCAGACCGAAGCCTCGTCAAATAAGAATGAGATTGGTATTTTCGCGCCGTGCCATTCGAGCGCGACAAGATGAAACAGGTCGTGGCGGAACTCACCGCCAATGGCGTGTTCATTGGAACGTCCTCTTGGAAATATGACGGATGGTTTGGGCAGCTTTATACGCCCGCGCGCTACGAGTATCGAGGCAAGGTCGCCAAGACGCGGTTTGAGCGAGATTGCTTGAGCGAATACGCCGAAGTGTTCAAGACTGTTTGCGTTGATGCGGCCTACTACACTTTCCCCAGCGACAAGTATCTCGCCGGTTTGGTTGAAAAAGTTTCCCCCGACTTCCAGTTTGGTTTCAAGGTGACGGATGAAATCACCGTGAGGAGGTTTCCAAACCTTGACCGCTTCGGCATCCGCGCGGGCAAACCCAATGAGAACTTTCTGAACGCCGAATTATTCAGTCGCGCTTTCCTCAAACCGTGCGAGGCGATCCGGCAGAATGTCGGCGTCGTGATGTTCGAGTTCTCGCGGTTTCATCAGAGCGACTACGAGCACGGTCGCAACTTTGTGGCTGATCTCGACAAGTTCTTCGGCGCGTTGCCGAAGGGCTGGCCTTACGCCGTGGAGATGCGGAACAAACATTGGCTCGCGCCCGAATACTTCGCCTGCCTTTCGCGCCACAGCATCACGCACGTCTTCAACTCTTGGGATGCAATGCCGCCGGTGAGCGAGCAGATGGCACTCGAAGGAAGTCGAACGAATCCGCAACTCGCTGCGGCTCGATTCCTTCTTAAACCTGGCCGCAAATACGAGGATGCGGTCAACGCCTTCAAACCTTACGACCGCGTGAAGGACAAAAACCCAGAAGCGCGGGCGTCTGGCAAAGCATTGATTGCCGAGGGCAAGGCAACCGGGCAAAAGAAGAAAACATTCATCTATGTGAATAATCGGTTGGAGGGCAACGCGCTGGAGACGATTGCGGCGATGTTGGATTTGGCAGAGTAAATCCTAAAACTGAATTCGCATCAGACCCGGCCCGGGATTTTTGCGACACGAAAATATTTGGTCCGCACCAGAATGTCGGTTATTTGGTGGACGGCAGCGCTATTATTTCTTGGAAACACTTCAAGAAGTCCGGCTTCAGTTTTTTGAGCGCGTCGAACGTCGAAGTGTGAACACAGATGACGAGCCGTTGCTTTGCTCGCGATACAGCGACAAATGCAATGCGTCTTTCTTCGCCGCCGTTCGCATCAGACCACCATTCTATCGAAGGACAGGGAGCGTGCGACTTGTGGGGTTTTGCCGTGAAAAGAACTACCGTATCGAACTCCGCTCCTTTGACCTTGTGAATCGTCGTGACCTTCGTTCCATTCCAGAGGGGGCTGACTCCAACATCAAGGAGCGTTTCGCGGAGCGTTTCGCCATCGGCCTTGGATTTCATGTAGGAGCGTAAAGCGGCGGAGTCTTCAATCCAACCGACAGACGTTGCCGCCTTCGCCACAGCAGCTTTTACCCGCTCAACCCACTGGTTCCACGTTTCGCCTTTGACGCTCGCGACCGCTGAAGTCAACACGCTGAAAATGGCCGCTCGCCACTTTGCCTTGGTAATTCCCTTGTCGTCCAGTGCCTGAGAACTGGCGCACTCGTCGTCCATGACAACGCGAAAGAGTTCCCGTTCGATGAGTTGAGCAGCATCGCGAGGTTCGCCATTCAGTAGATGCTGAACTGCCAGATTGATGCGACGGGCAGATTTTGACTTGCCTTTGAATTCATCGCGAATGTGTTCGCCCTTCAACATCCGCACGGTCGATGATTTTCGGGCAATCACGGCTAATGAAACCCCCTTGAGGAGGCTTCTCACGTGTTGAGCCTGAAGCGGGTTGAAGCGAGGCTCGTCGAGGTTATGGACGAGAATGGTTGCGTTCCCATTTTCGGCGGACGGTAGAGCAGCTACGTGCGCACCAGAGGCGCACAACGCTGTGGCAATCTGAGCAACAACTTTCGGGCATCTCTGGCTCGTCGTTAGTGAGAGCGGAACAGCTCCTGGCAATTTCTCGAAGTCGTCGAAAATGCTCGGACTAGCCCCTCCAAATCCATAGATCGCTTGGTTCGGGTCGCCGACGACAATCCCGGAGACTCGTTCCTCGGCAAAAAGTGCAATGAACGCGCGTCCCAGGAAACAACCGGTGTCTTGAAGCTCATCAATGAAAATCACCGGAAAGCGACGCGCGATCAGTTCCCTCACGCGCACCGAATGCTCTTTGTGATGGAGAATGCAAGACGCAAGAAAATGGCAGTCGGAGTGAGTGACAATGCCGGTTCCTTTCCAATAGTTCTGCTTCCGCTTCAACACATCGGCGGCCAAGTCGGTTGGCACATCGAACTTTCCGATTTTCGGGATTCGTGCGGAGATTGATGGACTTCTGCCTACAATGCCGCAGAAGTGGACAGAGAACATCGATGCCCTCTCGTGGTTCTCGTGGCCTACGGGTATGGATGGTTCCTCCAAGTGGTCGCTAACCGCAGCCGGAATCAAGCGAACGGAGCCGGCCGGCAGTCCGACGAGATGACCAAACGGCTTTACAATGAACCGAAAGACAAACGAGTCGAGGGTACCAACGAAATGTGGCGGCTGAATATTTCCACAGACGCGCGACTCGATTGTTTCCCGAGCAATGTTGGTAAAGGACAGCGCGGCAAGTCCGCCCCCTCGATCTTGCCACCGTGCGAGCCTCTGCCGAATCGCTTCGACAAACACCTCTGTCTTACCCGCTCCAGGGCAAGCGCGAACGACAGTGATTCGAGCCGTTGAGGCGAGAACCGCCTTCTGTTCGTCACTGGGCGGCTTTGGCAGGTATTGGGGCGACATGCTCAAATGCTTTCAGTAGGTATGGTGGAATCGAAAACTTGTCCACCGGCACGAGGTAGGCGCCCGTGGAATCTCGCTCATCGAGATGAGCCGCCAGGGCTTGGGCGAACTGGGCTTTTGAACACGTTGCATCGGCGAGACAGATGCCACGCCAGACCGCGAGAATCTCCTTTGCGTGATCACCGCGACAGTCGGTGAGCTTCTTCTTATTCAGCGTTCGCGGTGTGGCATCGAATTGGGATTCCCATACATCGCACATGACGGTTGGGTTTTTTGCGCCTGCGGCAGCCAGCGAATACTCCAGCGTCACATCCGAGTGGAAAATGGTCACGAACTTGTTGCCTTTGTAATCTGAAAGCAAAGTTTGAACACGTTGGCAAATCTCAGGCTTTCCGTTCGTGCTCAACTTTGGTTGACGCGTCTCCCAATCTGCCCCTTGACTAGATTCGACGCGTTCAGTTCCTGCATCTCCATCTGTTACGACAGCAAGTCGGATTCGCAGGCCGTCGCCACCAAACAATCGCGTTATCGTTTCAAAATCTACTCCGCAGACAGGAACAACCGAAATCCCGCGATGCTCAAGATTTATGCCTGCTCTCTTTGCGAGGATTGGAACGAGCAACGCTTCTGTGATTCCTTCCACAAGGATGACGCCCTTGGCAAAAAGGAGTGTTGCCTTGGTCACGTCGAACATACGTCTGAGCTGCTGAGATTGGACAGCATCAAGCGAACAGGACGCCAGTGAAGCACAATGCAGCATGCCGTCCGCGTCCCGGTGTAACACACGCAGGCTTAGTGGGGATACGTGAGCGGCGATGGTTGGGGAATGAGTTGTGACCAAGGTTTGAACCTTGGCGGGATGGATGTCGCGCGATTCGCTCAAAAAGTCAGCAAGCAAGTTCTGTAGTTGCGGATGGAGATGCGCCTCCGGTTCCTCAACGAGCAACAGCGGCAATAGCGCATTCTTTTCCGCGTTCAACTCAAGCACGACGGTGGCAAGAAAAAGGAGGTTGTTGAAACCAAGCCCATTCGACTTCAGTTCCTCAAGGACGAAAGCTGCGCCCCCGATGCCGGTTCG
The nucleotide sequence above comes from Candidatus Angelobacter sp.. Encoded proteins:
- a CDS encoding DUF72 domain-containing protein, yielding MPFERDKMKQVVAELTANGVFIGTSSWKYDGWFGQLYTPARYEYRGKVAKTRFERDCLSEYAEVFKTVCVDAAYYTFPSDKYLAGLVEKVSPDFQFGFKVTDEITVRRFPNLDRFGIRAGKPNENFLNAELFSRAFLKPCEAIRQNVGVVMFEFSRFHQSDYEHGRNFVADLDKFFGALPKGWPYAVEMRNKHWLAPEYFACLSRHSITHVFNSWDAMPPVSEQMALEGSRTNPQLAAARFLLKPGRKYEDAVNAFKPYDRVKDKNPEARASGKALIAEGKATGQKKKTFIYVNNRLEGNALETIAAMLDLAE
- a CDS encoding AAA family ATPase — encoded protein: MYLSQVLIQNFRCLRELNATLSPGLNVLVGENNVGKTAFLDAIRAALGPAAATGDSPKLIPEDRHRQTDGAYLDAPISVKLLFAGLSTDEQAQLIDILNYNAADPAKSTAQLNFRWQWNEKTERFSVSRWGGAAEISENGIPEDVLQNIPLTLLGALRDATTALMPGRNSRLAHLLRARAVETDKSALVKFAQKANEDLEKEDLISKTQELICRTLEQASGPNMGQRTAIKTAEPEFDKIVQSLRLVITRTGIGGAAFVLEELKSNGLGFNNLLFLATVVLELNAEKNALLPLLLVEEPEAHLHPQLQNLLADFLSESRDIHPAKVQTLVTTHSPTIAAHVSPLSLRVLHRDADGMLHCASLASCSLDAVQSQQLRRMFDVTKATLLFAKGVILVEGITEALLVPILAKRAGINLEHRGISVVPVCGVDFETITRLFGGDGLRIRLAVVTDGDAGTERVESSQGADWETRQPKLSTNGKPEICQRVQTLLSDYKGNKFVTIFHSDVTLEYSLAAAGAKNPTVMCDVWESQFDATPRTLNKKKLTDCRGDHAKEILAVWRGICLADATCSKAQFAQALAAHLDERDSTGAYLVPVDKFSIPPYLLKAFEHVAPIPAKAAQ
- a CDS encoding ATP-dependent helicase — protein: MSPQYLPKPPSDEQKAVLASTARITVVRACPGAGKTEVFVEAIRQRLARWQDRGGGLAALSFTNIARETIESRVCGNIQPPHFVGTLDSFVFRFIVKPFGHLVGLPAGSVRLIPAAVSDHLEEPSIPVGHENHERASMFSVHFCGIVGRSPSISARIPKIGKFDVPTDLAADVLKRKQNYWKGTGIVTHSDCHFLASCILHHKEHSVRVRELIARRFPVIFIDELQDTGCFLGRAFIALFAEERVSGIVVGDPNQAIYGFGGASPSIFDDFEKLPGAVPLSLTTSQRCPKVVAQIATALCASGAHVAALPSAENGNATILVHNLDEPRFNPLQAQHVRSLLKGVSLAVIARKSSTVRMLKGEHIRDEFKGKSKSARRINLAVQHLLNGEPRDAAQLIERELFRVVMDDECASSQALDDKGITKAKWRAAIFSVLTSAVASVKGETWNQWVERVKAAVAKAATSVGWIEDSAALRSYMKSKADGETLRETLLDVGVSPLWNGTKVTTIHKVKGAEFDTVVLFTAKPHKSHAPCPSIEWWSDANGGEERRIAFVAVSRAKQRLVICVHTSTFDALKKLKPDFLKCFQEIIALPSTK